The proteins below come from a single Streptomyces sp. SCSIO 75703 genomic window:
- a CDS encoding calcium homeostasis/redox stress adaptation protein — protein sequence MGVSLSKGGNVSLTKEAPGLTAVIVGLGWDVRTTTGTGFDLDASALLLNSSGKVASDQHFVFFNNLRSPDGSVEHTGDNLTGEGEGDDEQIKVDLAGVPADIEKIVFPVSIYDAENRQQSFGQVRNAFIRVVNQAGEAEIARYDLSEDASTETAMVFGELYRNGAEWKFRAIGQGYASGLRGIAQDFGVNV from the coding sequence GTGGGAGTCAGCCTCAGCAAGGGCGGCAACGTATCGCTGACCAAGGAGGCCCCCGGCCTGACCGCGGTCATCGTCGGTCTGGGGTGGGATGTCCGCACCACGACCGGCACCGGCTTCGACCTCGACGCCAGCGCGCTGCTGCTGAACAGTTCCGGCAAGGTCGCCAGCGACCAGCACTTCGTGTTCTTCAACAACCTCAGGAGCCCCGACGGCTCGGTCGAGCACACCGGCGACAACCTCACCGGTGAGGGCGAGGGCGACGACGAGCAGATCAAGGTCGACCTGGCCGGCGTCCCCGCCGACATCGAGAAGATCGTCTTCCCGGTCTCGATCTACGACGCCGAGAACCGCCAGCAGTCCTTCGGCCAGGTCCGCAACGCCTTCATCCGCGTCGTGAACCAGGCGGGCGAGGCCGAGATCGCCCGCTACGACCTGAGCGAGGACGCCTCCACGGAGACCGCGATGGTCTTCGGCGAGCTGTACCGCAACGGCGCGGAGTGGAAGTTCCGCGCCATCGGCCAGGGCTACGCCTCGGGCCTGCGCGGCATCGCGCAGGACTTCGGCGTGAACGTCTGA
- a CDS encoding MFS transporter — MTSQTTIETTGPGDAPSDPSGPAPAAGLRGHPWFTLITVAVGVMMVALDGTIVAIANPAIAKDLHASFSDVQWITNSYFLALAVSLITAGKLGDRFGHRQTFLIGVVGFAAASGAIGLSHTIPLVVVFRVLQGVFGALLMPAALGLLRATFPAEKLNMAIGIWGMVIGASTAGGPILGGVLVEHVNWQSVFFINVPVGVLAVVLGVLILLDHRAENAPRSFDLPGIALLSASMFCLVWALIKAPAWGWGDGKTWAFIVASLVGFGLFALWESKVREPLIPLAMFRSVPLSAGVVLMVLMAIAFMGGLFFVTFYLQNVHGMSPVDAGLHLLPLTGMMIVGSPLAGLMITKVGPRVPLAGGMALTALAMYGMSTLEKDTGSGVMSLWFAVLGLGLAPVMVGATEVIVGNAPLELSGVAGGLQQAAMQIGGSLGTAVLGAVMASKVDRDLAGNWTSAGLPKLTPEQLGPASEAVRVGVAPVPEGTPEPVAGLITKVAHDTFISGMSVASLTAAGVAAFAVLIALLTKRGANAEAGAGMGHI; from the coding sequence ATGACTAGTCAGACCACCATCGAGACGACGGGTCCGGGGGACGCACCATCAGACCCGTCGGGCCCCGCACCGGCAGCCGGCCTGCGCGGGCACCCGTGGTTCACACTCATCACCGTCGCCGTCGGGGTCATGATGGTGGCCCTGGACGGCACCATCGTGGCCATCGCCAACCCGGCGATCGCCAAGGACCTGCACGCCAGCTTCTCCGACGTGCAGTGGATCACCAACTCCTACTTCCTCGCCCTCGCGGTCTCCCTGATCACCGCGGGCAAGCTCGGCGACCGCTTCGGGCACCGCCAGACCTTCCTGATCGGCGTGGTCGGTTTCGCCGCCGCCTCGGGCGCCATCGGCCTGTCCCACACGATCCCGCTGGTGGTCGTCTTCCGGGTGCTCCAGGGCGTCTTCGGCGCGCTGCTGATGCCGGCCGCGCTCGGCCTGCTGCGTGCCACCTTCCCCGCCGAGAAGCTGAACATGGCCATCGGCATCTGGGGCATGGTCATCGGCGCCTCCACCGCGGGCGGCCCGATCCTCGGCGGCGTCCTGGTCGAGCACGTCAACTGGCAGTCGGTGTTCTTCATCAACGTGCCGGTGGGCGTCCTCGCCGTCGTCCTCGGCGTCCTCATCCTGCTCGACCACCGCGCCGAGAACGCCCCGCGCTCCTTCGACCTGCCCGGCATCGCACTGCTGTCGGCGTCGATGTTCTGCCTGGTCTGGGCGCTCATCAAGGCCCCGGCGTGGGGCTGGGGCGACGGCAAGACCTGGGCGTTCATCGTGGCGTCCCTGGTGGGCTTCGGCCTCTTCGCGCTGTGGGAGAGCAAGGTCCGCGAGCCGCTGATCCCGCTCGCCATGTTCCGCTCGGTGCCGCTGTCGGCGGGCGTGGTCCTGATGGTGCTCATGGCCATCGCCTTCATGGGCGGCCTGTTCTTCGTCACCTTCTACCTGCAGAACGTGCACGGCATGAGCCCGGTCGACGCGGGCCTGCACCTGCTGCCGCTGACCGGCATGATGATCGTCGGCTCCCCGCTCGCGGGCCTGATGATCACCAAGGTCGGCCCGCGCGTCCCGCTCGCCGGCGGCATGGCGCTCACCGCGCTCGCCATGTACGGCATGTCCACGCTGGAGAAGGACACCGGCAGCGGCGTCATGTCGCTCTGGTTCGCCGTCCTCGGCCTCGGCCTGGCGCCGGTCATGGTCGGCGCCACCGAGGTCATCGTGGGCAACGCGCCGCTGGAGCTGTCCGGCGTGGCCGGCGGGCTCCAGCAGGCGGCGATGCAGATCGGCGGCAGCCTCGGCACGGCCGTGCTGGGTGCCGTGATGGCCTCCAAGGTCGACCGCGACCTGGCCGGCAACTGGACGTCCGCCGGGCTGCCGAAGCTCACCCCGGAACAGCTCGGCCCGGCCTCCGAGGCGGTCCGGGTCGGGGTGGCGCCGGTGCCCGAGGGCACCCCGGAGCCGGTCGCCGGACTGATCACGAAGGTGGCGCACGACACCTTCATCTCGGGCATGAGCGTGGCCTCGCTGACCGCGGCGGGCGTCGCGGCCTTCGCCGTGCTGATCGCGCTGCTGACCAAGCGCGGGGCGAACGCGGAGGCCGGTGCGGGCATGGGGCACATCTGA
- a CDS encoding Tellurium resistance: MGFLDGLWRGRESEFDSGSAATNAIELTKRHSQISLTKQGAATGNLRINLSWRMRTSDVVGVQRESLLRHPFKALKPPAVVGHSQSMVNVDLDLGCLYELQDGTKGVVQPLGGYLGDVNAPPYVKISGDDRFGSASGETMYINLDQREAIKRLLVFVYIYDQTPAFDRTHAIVTLYPSNGPRIEIGLDERHPQARSCAVVLIENVKDEILVHREVKFVYGFQGELDRLYGWGLHWGRGYKSKT, translated from the coding sequence ATGGGCTTCCTGGACGGACTGTGGCGGGGCCGCGAGAGCGAGTTCGACTCGGGCAGCGCCGCGACCAACGCCATAGAACTGACCAAACGGCACAGCCAGATCTCCCTGACCAAACAGGGCGCGGCCACCGGCAACCTCCGCATCAACCTGTCCTGGCGGATGCGGACCTCCGACGTCGTGGGCGTCCAGCGGGAGAGCCTGCTGCGCCACCCGTTCAAGGCGCTGAAGCCGCCGGCGGTCGTCGGGCACAGCCAGAGCATGGTCAACGTCGACCTCGACCTCGGCTGCCTCTACGAACTCCAGGACGGCACCAAGGGAGTGGTCCAGCCGCTCGGCGGCTACCTCGGCGACGTCAACGCCCCGCCGTACGTGAAGATCAGCGGCGACGACCGGTTCGGCTCGGCCTCCGGCGAGACGATGTACATCAACCTCGACCAGCGCGAGGCCATCAAGCGGCTCCTGGTCTTCGTGTACATCTACGACCAGACGCCCGCCTTCGACCGCACCCACGCCATCGTCACGCTCTACCCGAGCAACGGGCCGCGCATCGAGATCGGCCTCGACGAACGGCACCCGCAGGCCCGCTCCTGCGCCGTGGTGCTGATCGAGAACGTCAAGGACGAGATCCTCGTCCACCGCGAGGTGAAGTTCGTCTACGGCTTCCAGGGCGAGCTGGACCGGCTCTACGGCTGGGGGCTCCACTGGGGGCGCGGCTACAAGTCGAAGACGTAG
- a CDS encoding TerD family protein, with amino-acid sequence MTHAMLKGSNVPLQATTVRAVLRWTPGQGVPDVDASALLLGHDDRVRSDEDFVFYNQPRHPSGQVWRLGKKRAGDALTDTVQTDLSGVEGSVGRILLVASADGVAFDQVHDLRILLYDAVAGDEEPLAYFDVRPETGRETALICGELYRRGEGWKFRALGEGYSNGLKGLATDFGISVDESEAAQDASDAEDPAPPAPAPPAAPVPEVSRPLPPEQPPGVPGVPAQPAYGYPQPPAATGPAYGYPQPAGRPGYGYPQAPAAALAQAGYGYPAPVGPAPDPDFRLPPQGPQFVGR; translated from the coding sequence ATGACGCACGCGATGCTGAAGGGGTCGAACGTCCCGCTGCAAGCCACCACGGTACGCGCCGTGCTGCGCTGGACCCCCGGGCAGGGGGTCCCGGACGTCGACGCCTCCGCGCTGCTGCTGGGCCACGACGACCGTGTGCGTTCCGACGAGGACTTCGTCTTCTACAACCAGCCGCGGCACCCCTCCGGGCAGGTCTGGCGGCTCGGCAAGAAGCGGGCCGGGGACGCGCTGACGGACACGGTCCAGACGGACCTGTCCGGGGTCGAGGGCTCGGTGGGCAGGATCCTGCTGGTCGCCTCGGCGGACGGTGTCGCCTTCGACCAGGTGCACGACCTGCGCATCCTGCTGTACGACGCGGTGGCCGGGGACGAGGAACCGCTGGCGTATTTCGACGTCCGGCCGGAGACCGGCCGGGAGACGGCGCTGATCTGCGGCGAGCTGTACCGGCGCGGGGAGGGCTGGAAGTTCCGGGCGCTCGGCGAGGGCTACTCGAACGGTCTGAAGGGCCTCGCGACCGACTTCGGCATCTCGGTGGACGAGTCGGAGGCGGCGCAGGACGCGTCCGACGCCGAGGACCCGGCGCCGCCCGCCCCGGCGCCGCCGGCCGCGCCGGTCCCCGAGGTCTCGCGCCCGCTGCCCCCGGAGCAGCCGCCGGGCGTGCCCGGGGTGCCCGCCCAGCCCGCCTACGGCTACCCGCAGCCGCCCGCGGCGACGGGGCCGGCCTACGGCTACCCGCAGCCCGCCGGGCGGCCCGGCTACGGCTACCCGCAAGCCCCGGCCGCCGCCCTGGCGCAGGCCGGCTACGGCTACCCGGCGCCGGTCGGGCCCGCCCCGGACCCCGACTTCCGCCTCCCCCCGCAGGGCCCCCAGTTCGTGGGCCGCTAG
- a CDS encoding DUF3052 domain-containing protein — translation MSATADHAEERTNPAVRLGFQPEQVVQEIGYDDDVDQELREAIEGAVEGELVDEDYEDVADAVVLWFRDDDGDLTDALVDATTYIEEGGSILLLTPKTGRTGYVEPSDISEAATTAGLTASKSISVGKDWSGSRLATPKAAKSKR, via the coding sequence GTGAGCGCGACCGCGGACCACGCGGAGGAGCGGACGAACCCTGCCGTAAGGCTGGGGTTCCAGCCCGAGCAGGTGGTCCAGGAGATCGGCTACGACGACGATGTCGACCAGGAGCTCCGCGAGGCCATCGAAGGAGCCGTCGAGGGCGAGCTGGTGGACGAGGACTACGAGGACGTGGCCGACGCCGTCGTGCTGTGGTTCCGTGACGACGACGGCGACCTGACGGATGCGCTGGTGGATGCCACCACGTACATCGAAGAAGGCGGCTCGATCCTGCTCCTGACGCCGAAGACCGGCCGGACCGGATACGTCGAGCCCAGTGACATCTCGGAAGCCGCGACGACGGCAGGGCTGACGGCGTCCAAGAGCATCAGCGTCGGCAAGGACTGGAGCGGCAGCCGGCTGGCGACGCCGAAGGCGGCCAAGTCGAAGCGCTGA
- the aceE gene encoding pyruvate dehydrogenase (acetyl-transferring), homodimeric type → MASANDRSPIIIGGLPSQVPDFDPEETQEWLDSLDAAVDERGRERARYLMLRLIERAREKRVAVPEMRSTDYVNTIATRDEPFFPGNEEIERKILNATRWNAAVMVSRAQRPGIGVGGHIATFASSASLYDVGFNHFFRGKDHGDGGDQVFFQGHASPGIYARAYLLDRLGERHLDGFRQEKSKAPDGLSSYPHPRSMPDFWEFPTVSMGLGPIGAIYQARMNRYMQARGIADTSRSHVWAFLGDGEMDEPESLGQLSIAAREGLDNLTFVVNCNLQRLDGPVRGNGKIIQELESIFRGAGWNVIKLVWDRSWDPLLAQDRDGVLVNRMNTTPDGQFQTYATESGAYIRDHFFGDDHRLRAMVENMTDDQILHLGRGGHDHRKIYAAYKAAVEHKGQPTVILAKTVKGWTLGPNFEGRNATHQMKKLTVDDLKGFRDRLHLPISDRELESGPPPYYHPGPDTEEMQYMHDRRRGLGGYVPTRLVRSKPLALPGDATYATVKKGSGQQSIATTMAFVRLLKDLMRDKEIGRRFVLIAPDEYRTFGMDSFFPSAKIYNPLGQQYESVDRDLLLAYKEAPNGQMLHDGISEAGCTASLIAAGSAYATHGEPLIPVYVFYSMFGFQRTGDQFWQMADQLARGFVLGATAGRTTLTGEGLQHADGHSQLLASTNPACVAYDPAYAYEIAHIVQDGLRRMYGGDARHPHGEDVFYYLTVYNEPIQHPAEPADVDVEGILKGVHRIAAGGAGAVPAQILASGVAVPWALEARRILAEEWNVRADVWSATSWNELRREAVACEEHNLLHPEEEQRVPWVTRRLAGAEGPFVAVSDWMRSVPDQIARWVPGTYQSLGADGFGFADTRGAARRFFHIDAQSIVVAVLTELAREGKVDRSALKQAVDRYRLLDVTAADPGVAGGDA, encoded by the coding sequence GTGGCTTCCGCAAACGATCGCAGTCCGATCATCATTGGCGGCCTGCCGAGTCAGGTTCCTGACTTCGACCCCGAGGAAACGCAGGAGTGGCTCGACTCCCTCGACGCCGCCGTCGACGAGCGCGGCCGGGAGCGGGCCCGCTACCTCATGCTGCGGCTGATCGAGCGGGCCCGCGAGAAGCGCGTGGCCGTGCCCGAGATGCGCAGCACGGACTACGTGAACACCATCGCGACCCGCGACGAGCCGTTCTTCCCCGGCAACGAGGAGATCGAGCGCAAGATCCTCAACGCCACCCGGTGGAACGCCGCGGTGATGGTGTCCCGGGCGCAGCGGCCCGGCATCGGCGTGGGCGGTCACATCGCCACCTTCGCCTCGTCGGCCTCGCTGTACGACGTGGGCTTCAACCACTTCTTCCGCGGCAAGGACCACGGGGACGGCGGCGACCAGGTCTTCTTCCAGGGGCACGCCTCGCCCGGCATCTACGCCCGCGCCTACCTCCTGGACCGGCTCGGCGAACGGCACCTGGACGGGTTCCGGCAGGAGAAGTCCAAGGCGCCGGACGGGCTGTCCTCGTACCCGCACCCGCGCTCCATGCCGGACTTCTGGGAGTTCCCCACGGTGTCGATGGGGCTCGGCCCGATCGGCGCGATCTACCAGGCGCGCATGAACCGGTACATGCAGGCGCGCGGCATCGCCGACACCTCCCGCTCGCACGTGTGGGCCTTCCTCGGCGACGGCGAGATGGACGAGCCCGAGTCGCTGGGCCAGCTCTCCATCGCCGCCCGCGAGGGCCTGGACAACCTGACCTTCGTGGTCAACTGCAACCTCCAGCGCCTGGACGGTCCGGTGCGCGGCAACGGGAAGATCATCCAGGAGCTGGAGTCGATCTTCCGGGGCGCCGGCTGGAACGTGATCAAGCTGGTGTGGGACCGTTCCTGGGACCCGCTGCTGGCCCAGGACCGCGACGGCGTGCTGGTCAACCGGATGAACACCACGCCGGACGGACAGTTCCAGACGTACGCCACGGAGTCCGGCGCGTACATCCGCGACCACTTCTTCGGCGACGACCACCGGCTGCGCGCGATGGTCGAGAACATGACCGACGACCAGATCCTGCACCTGGGCCGCGGCGGCCACGACCACCGCAAGATCTACGCGGCGTACAAGGCGGCCGTCGAGCACAAGGGGCAGCCCACGGTCATCCTGGCCAAGACGGTCAAGGGCTGGACGCTGGGCCCGAACTTCGAGGGCCGCAACGCCACCCACCAGATGAAGAAGCTCACGGTCGACGACCTCAAGGGCTTCCGCGACCGGCTGCACCTGCCGATCTCCGACCGGGAACTGGAGTCCGGCCCGCCGCCGTACTACCACCCGGGGCCGGACACCGAGGAGATGCAGTACATGCACGACCGGCGCCGCGGTCTGGGCGGGTACGTCCCGACCCGGCTGGTGCGGTCGAAGCCGCTCGCGCTGCCGGGCGACGCCACGTACGCGACGGTGAAGAAGGGTTCCGGCCAGCAGTCGATCGCCACCACCATGGCCTTCGTGCGCCTGCTGAAGGACCTCATGCGGGACAAGGAGATCGGCCGTCGGTTCGTGCTGATCGCGCCCGACGAGTACCGCACCTTCGGCATGGACTCGTTCTTCCCGAGTGCGAAGATCTACAACCCGCTGGGCCAGCAGTACGAGTCGGTCGACCGGGACCTGCTCCTCGCCTACAAGGAGGCGCCGAACGGGCAGATGCTGCACGACGGCATCTCGGAGGCGGGCTGCACGGCCTCGCTGATCGCGGCCGGCTCGGCCTACGCCACCCACGGCGAACCGCTGATCCCGGTCTACGTCTTCTACTCGATGTTCGGGTTCCAGCGCACCGGCGACCAGTTCTGGCAGATGGCCGACCAGCTCGCGCGCGGATTCGTGCTGGGCGCGACCGCCGGACGCACGACCCTGACCGGTGAGGGGCTCCAGCACGCGGACGGCCACTCGCAGTTGCTGGCCTCGACCAACCCGGCGTGCGTCGCGTACGACCCGGCGTACGCCTACGAGATCGCGCACATCGTCCAGGACGGCCTGCGCCGCATGTACGGCGGCGACGCGCGGCACCCGCACGGCGAGGACGTCTTCTACTACCTGACCGTCTACAACGAGCCGATCCAGCACCCGGCCGAGCCGGCGGACGTGGACGTGGAGGGCATCCTCAAGGGCGTCCACCGCATCGCCGCGGGCGGGGCCGGTGCCGTCCCGGCGCAGATCCTGGCGTCCGGTGTGGCGGTCCCGTGGGCGCTGGAGGCCCGGCGCATCCTCGCCGAGGAGTGGAACGTGCGCGCCGACGTCTGGTCGGCGACCTCCTGGAACGAGCTCCGGCGCGAGGCCGTGGCCTGCGAGGAGCACAACCTGCTGCACCCGGAGGAGGAACAGCGGGTGCCGTGGGTGACGCGGAGGCTGGCCGGGGCCGAGGGCCCCTTCGTGGCGGTGTCCGACTGGATGCGGTCGGTGCCGGACCAGATCGCGCGGTGGGTGCCGGGGACGTACCAGTCGCTGGGCGCCGACGGCTTCGGCTTCGCGGACACCCGCGGGGCGGCGCGGCGCTTCTTCCACATCGACGCCCAGTCGATCGTGGTGGCGGTGCTGACGGAGCTGGCCCGCGAGGGCAAGGTCGACCGGTCGGCGCTGAAGCAGGCGGTGGACCGGTACCGGCTGCTGGACGTCACGGCGGCCGACCCGGGGGTCGCGGGCGGCGACGCCTAG
- a CDS encoding peroxiredoxin codes for MAIQVGDKAPDFELKDNHGATVRLSDFHGRANVVLLFYPFAFTGVCTGELCEIRDNLPRFADRDTQVLAVSNDSIHTLRVFGEQEGLEYPLLSDFWPHGNVSRAYGVFDEDKGCAVRGTFVIDREGVVRWTVVNGLPDARDLDEYVKALDTL; via the coding sequence ATGGCGATCCAGGTCGGCGACAAGGCCCCCGACTTCGAGCTGAAGGACAACCACGGCGCCACCGTGCGGCTGTCCGACTTCCACGGGCGCGCGAACGTCGTGCTGCTCTTCTACCCGTTCGCCTTCACGGGCGTCTGCACGGGCGAGCTGTGCGAGATCCGCGACAACCTGCCCCGCTTCGCCGACCGCGACACCCAGGTGCTCGCCGTGTCCAACGACTCCATCCACACCCTGCGCGTCTTCGGCGAGCAGGAGGGCCTGGAGTACCCGTTGCTGTCGGACTTCTGGCCGCACGGCAACGTCTCGCGCGCCTACGGCGTCTTCGACGAGGACAAGGGCTGTGCCGTCCGCGGCACCTTCGTCATCGACCGGGAGGGCGTCGTCCGCTGGACCGTCGTCAACGGCCTGCCGGACGCCCGTGACCTGGACGAGTACGTGAAGGCGCTCGACACCCTGTGA
- a CDS encoding HpcH/HpaI aldolase/citrate lyase family protein produces MRHFGHIAPEVRRRLFHQEPCAFTADSPARLLSAALGATLYSPATRPHLADDVLKQAAHGVVSMVLCLEDSIGDADVPAGEENLVRHLTDLAARPGARVPLLFIRVRTPGQITDLTARLGPAAHLLSGFVLPKFTGERGLPFLEALAGAEAASGRRLFAMPVLESPDLLYQETRVPTLEGIFRAVDKYRDRVLALRLGVTDFCSSYGLRRASDMTAYDIQIVASVIADVVNVLGRADGTGFTVTGPVWEYFRVQERMFKPQLRQSPFLEVKAAALRQRLIDHAMDGLLREISLDQANGLLGKTCIHPSHVLPVHALSVVSHEEYCDARDILRPERDGGGVLRSAYTNKMNEVKPHRAWAERTLLRAEAFGVANEDIGFVELLGAGLTDGTDRTAGDA; encoded by the coding sequence ATGCGTCATTTCGGCCACATCGCTCCTGAGGTGCGCAGGCGCCTCTTCCACCAGGAGCCCTGTGCCTTCACGGCCGACTCCCCGGCCCGGCTGCTCTCCGCCGCCCTCGGCGCCACCCTCTACAGCCCGGCCACCCGCCCGCACCTCGCCGACGACGTCCTCAAGCAGGCCGCCCACGGGGTGGTGTCGATGGTGCTGTGCCTGGAGGACTCGATCGGTGACGCCGACGTGCCGGCCGGCGAGGAGAACCTCGTCCGCCACCTCACCGACCTGGCCGCCCGGCCCGGCGCGCGGGTGCCACTGCTCTTCATACGGGTCCGCACCCCCGGGCAGATAACCGACCTGACCGCCCGCCTCGGCCCCGCGGCCCACCTGCTCTCCGGCTTCGTCCTGCCCAAGTTCACCGGCGAGCGCGGACTGCCCTTCCTGGAGGCGCTCGCCGGCGCCGAGGCGGCGAGCGGACGCCGGCTGTTCGCCATGCCGGTCCTGGAATCGCCCGACCTGCTCTACCAGGAGACGCGCGTCCCCACCCTGGAGGGCATCTTCCGCGCCGTCGACAAGTACCGCGACCGCGTCCTCGCCCTGCGCCTCGGCGTCACCGACTTCTGCTCCTCCTACGGGCTGCGCCGCGCCTCCGACATGACCGCCTACGACATCCAGATCGTCGCCTCCGTCATCGCCGACGTGGTCAACGTGCTCGGCCGCGCCGACGGCACCGGGTTCACCGTCACCGGGCCGGTGTGGGAGTACTTCCGGGTCCAGGAGCGGATGTTCAAGCCGCAGTTGCGGCAGAGCCCCTTCCTGGAGGTCAAGGCCGCCGCGCTGCGCCAGCGGCTGATCGACCACGCCATGGACGGACTGCTGCGGGAGATCTCCCTCGACCAGGCCAACGGACTGCTCGGCAAGACCTGCATCCACCCCTCCCACGTCCTGCCCGTGCACGCGCTGTCCGTCGTCAGCCACGAGGAGTACTGCGACGCCCGCGACATCCTGCGCCCCGAGCGCGACGGCGGGGGCGTGCTGCGGTCGGCGTACACGAACAAGATGAACGAGGTGAAGCCGCACCGCGCCTGGGCCGAGCGGACGCTGCTGCGCGCCGAGGCATTCGGGGTGGCCAACGAGGACATCGGCTTCGTGGAACTCCTCGGCGCCGGACTCACCGACGGAACCGACCGCACCGCGGGGGACGCGTGA
- a CDS encoding TerD family protein: protein MGVTLAKGGNVSLSKAAPNLTQVLVGLGWDARSTTGAPFDLDASALVCSGGRVLGDEWFVFYNQLTSPDGSIEHTGDNLTGEGEGDDESLLVDLSRVPAHADKIVFPVSIHLADERGQTFGQVANAFIRVVNQADGQELARYDLSEDASSETAMIFGELYRYQGEWKFRAVGQGYASGLRGIALDFGVNVS from the coding sequence ATGGGCGTCACTCTTGCCAAGGGGGGCAACGTCTCGCTGTCGAAGGCCGCACCGAACCTCACTCAGGTGCTGGTCGGCCTCGGCTGGGACGCGCGTTCCACCACCGGAGCACCCTTCGACCTCGACGCCAGCGCGCTGGTGTGCAGCGGCGGCCGGGTGCTCGGGGACGAGTGGTTCGTCTTCTACAACCAGCTCACGAGCCCCGACGGCTCCATCGAGCACACCGGCGACAACCTCACCGGTGAGGGCGAGGGCGACGACGAGTCCCTCCTGGTCGACCTCTCCAGGGTCCCGGCCCACGCCGACAAGATCGTCTTCCCGGTGTCGATCCACCTGGCCGACGAGCGCGGCCAGACCTTCGGCCAGGTCGCCAACGCCTTCATCCGGGTCGTCAACCAGGCCGACGGCCAGGAGCTGGCCCGCTACGACCTGAGCGAGGACGCCTCCAGCGAAACGGCCATGATCTTCGGTGAGCTGTACCGCTACCAGGGTGAGTGGAAATTCCGTGCAGTTGGTCAGGGGTACGCGTCCGGGCTGCGCGGGATCGCCCTAGACTTCGGAGTCAACGTTTCGTAA
- a CDS encoding DUF475 domain-containing protein, protein MILKTFGWSFAVTALGLVAAVFYGGWTAFGIVAILSVLEISLSFDNAVVNAGILKKMNAFWQKIFLTLGILIAVFGMRLVFPVVIVAVSAQLGPIEAVELALTDKHRYQELVTDAHPAIAAFGGMFLLMIFLDFVFEDRDIKWLSWLERPLARLGKVDMLSVCVALVVLLVSAMTFATHAHQHGGATVDKAETVLIAGVAGLITYMIVGGLSGYFEDKLEEEEEADEADERAGRPRSAMALAGKAAFFMFLYLEVLDASFSFDGVIGAFAITNDIVLMALGLGIGAMYVRSLTVYLVRQGTLDDYVYLEHGAHYAIGALAVILLVTIQYQINEIITGLVGVVLIGWSFWSSVRRNRALAATERADDGEKTEVPSGV, encoded by the coding sequence GTGATTCTGAAAACCTTCGGCTGGTCGTTCGCGGTCACCGCGCTCGGCCTGGTCGCGGCGGTCTTCTACGGGGGGTGGACCGCGTTCGGGATCGTGGCGATCCTCTCCGTTCTGGAGATCTCGCTGTCGTTCGACAACGCGGTGGTCAACGCCGGGATCCTGAAGAAGATGAACGCCTTCTGGCAGAAGATCTTCCTCACCCTGGGCATCCTGATCGCCGTCTTCGGCATGCGGCTGGTCTTCCCGGTCGTCATCGTGGCGGTCAGTGCCCAGCTCGGGCCGATCGAGGCCGTCGAACTGGCCCTCACCGACAAGCACCGCTACCAGGAGCTGGTGACCGACGCGCATCCGGCGATCGCGGCGTTCGGCGGCATGTTCCTGCTGATGATCTTCCTGGACTTCGTCTTCGAGGACCGGGACATCAAGTGGCTGTCCTGGCTGGAGCGTCCGCTGGCCAGGCTGGGCAAGGTCGACATGCTGTCGGTCTGCGTGGCGCTGGTCGTGCTGCTGGTCTCGGCGATGACCTTCGCCACCCACGCCCACCAGCACGGCGGGGCCACGGTCGACAAGGCCGAGACCGTCCTGATCGCGGGGGTGGCCGGTCTGATCACCTACATGATCGTCGGCGGGCTCTCCGGGTACTTCGAGGACAAGCTCGAAGAGGAGGAGGAGGCCGACGAGGCCGACGAGCGCGCGGGCAGGCCGCGCTCGGCGATGGCCCTGGCCGGCAAGGCGGCCTTCTTCATGTTCCTGTACCTGGAGGTGCTGGACGCCTCGTTCTCCTTCGACGGCGTGATCGGCGCCTTCGCCATCACCAACGACATCGTCCTGATGGCGCTCGGCCTGGGCATCGGCGCGATGTACGTGCGGTCGCTCACGGTCTACCTGGTCCGCCAGGGCACCCTGGACGACTACGTCTACCTGGAGCACGGCGCCCACTACGCGATCGGCGCCCTCGCCGTGATCCTCCTGGTCACCATCCAGTACCAGATCAACGAGATCATCACCGGCCTGGTCGGCGTCGTCCTCATCGGCTGGTCCTTCTGGTCCTCCGTACGCCGCAACCGCGCCCTCGCCGCCACCGAGCGAGCGGACGACGGCGAGAAGACCGAGGTTCCCTCGGGCGTGTGA